The genome window ATTCCTGCTTCTAATTTACTACTTATTTTCGTTCTACTCACTAAATAAAGAATCCCTAAAACTAATAATGATGTTAAAGGCTTTTCGACTACATTAGCTAATTGCCCTCCAGGAAAAGTAGTAGTAAAGGCAGAAATAATACCTGATACTGCTCCCGAAACCAAAGTTAATCTCAAATCTCTATATAACATAACTACTACAAACAACATTATCAAACTCAAATCAGGTCTCATTCCTAATATAAGTGGAGGCATAATGCTATGTAATACAAAACCAATTGCCAATAACAAAGATGCTTCAATAAATCTTCTCATCTTCACTTTTCTCATCTCCTCTCCTCTTTTCTAAACTATTCTAAGCTGTTTTTATTTTATCATAAATTTATTAAATGTAAAGATAAACTTAAAAAATATTTCTAAATTCTTTAATCAATGTTTCATTTTTTCTTTCTTGATGATAAG of Sporohalobacter salinus contains these proteins:
- a CDS encoding tryptophan transporter, with protein sequence MRKVKMRRFIEASLLLAIGFVLHSIMPPLILGMRPDLSLIMLFVVVMLYRDLRLTLVSGAVSGIISAFTTTFPGGQLANVVEKPLTSLLVLGILYLVSRTKISSKLEAGIVGLIGTIISGTLFLLIALLFVGLPGSFKALFLSVVLPAALMNVVFIYILYPIIKRIKGLTPSTKRELNEASNKAA